Genomic window (Candidatus Methylomirabilota bacterium):
CACTGGCGCGTGGAGACGGCCACCTGCGCCCACTGCTCCAAGGTCGTCCCGTGCTCGTGCATGTGGCGCGTCGTGATCATGCCGAACAGGGTGGACGCGCCGCCGAAGCCGAAGGGCGCCTCGTACTGGCCGGGCAGCGCGGTGTCGCGCCGCGGCGTGACGCCCACGCCCGAGCGCCCTGACTCGCCGTGGCAGACGACGGCGACGTCGCAAAGCCCATGATGCAGCGCGACCAGGGCATGGCCGACCATGATGATGAAGGAGCAGCCGCCCACCGTCGTGCCGTCCACGTACTGCGGCGTGATGCCGAGGGCCTCGCCGATGGTGGCCGGGGAATGCTGGCCCGCCGTGAAGATGCCGTCCACGTCGCTGATCTTGAGCCCGGCGTCCCGCACGGCGTTCCTGACGGCTTCGAGGTGCAGCGTCAGCATGCTCTTGTGCGGCAGCGTGCCCAGCTCGTCGCTCTCGTCCACGCCCACGATGCAGACGGAGTTGCGCAGCTCTTTCATCGCGCACCTCCGGCGGGCCGGAAGAGCGGCAGGGTGATCTCGTCGGTCTGCTTCTCGAAGACCACCTCGACCGGCATGTCGCAGCGGATCTTCTTCGGATCGGGCTCGATGCCGACGAGGTTCGACATCATGCGCGGCCCTTCCTCCAGCTCGATCATGGCCAGCACGAAGGGCGGCTTGACCTTGAAGGCCTTGTTGAACGACTGGTAGCCGATCTCGAAGGAGTGGAGCTTGCCGCGGCCGCTCGCCTGGAACCACTCGATGTCGGCGGCGTGGCAGTGCGGGCAAAGCACGCGCGGGTAAAAGAAGGCGCGGCGGCAGGCGCGGCAGCGCGGCAGCATGAGCTTCTGCTCGCGCAGGCCCTCCCAGTAGGGCTTGGCTTCGGGCGTGATGGGCTGGGGCAGCGGGCGCTCGAGGTCCATGGCTCTCCGTTCGGGTGCGTGGTTGGGGTTAGTAGGGCCGGCTCTCGGGCCCCATCAGCTCGCGCGCGACGATGGTCTTCATCACCTCGGCCGCGCCGTCGCCGATCTCGAGGCCGATCACGTCCCGCATGCGCTGCTCGAAGGGCAGCTCGTCGGTGTAGCCGTAGTGGCCGTGGAAGAGGAGGCACTGGTGAATGGTCTCGACGGCCAGCTTCGGCGCCCACCACTTCGTCATCGCCGACTCCTTCGTGTGCGCTTGACCGCGGTCGGCGAGCCAGAGCGCCCGGTAGCAGAGGCCGCGGCAGGCGTCGATGTGGGTCGCGGCCTCGGCGATCCTGAACGACACGCCCTCGAACGTCGCGAGCGGCTTGCCGAAGGCCCGGCGCTTCTTGACGTAGGCCATGGTCTCTTCCAGCGAGACTTGGGCGACCCCCAGGCACGCGAGCGCGATGCCGACACGGTTGTAGTCGAAGCCGCGCATGATCTGGTAAAAGCCCCGGCCTTCCTCTCCCAATCGGTGTGAGACGGGGACGCGCACGTGGTCGAAGGCGAGGACGCCGCGGACGACCGAGTGCGAGCCCATGTCGCGGAGCGGGCTGCGCGAGACGCCGGGCAGGTCGAGCGGCACGAGGAAGGCTGTCACGCCCTTTGCCCCTCCGCCCGCGCCCGTGCGCGCGAACAGCACCGCCGACTGGGCGACCATGGCGAGGCTGATCCCCGACTTCTCGCCGGTGATCAGGTAGCCGTCGCCGTCGCGATCGGCGCGGCAGGAGAGATGCGCGGCGTCGGAGCCCACGCCGGGCTCGGTCAGCGCGAGCGCGATGACCTCCTCGCCGCGCGCCGTCGGCGGCAGCCAGCGCTTCTTGATCTCCTCCGTCCCGTTCGCGCCCACGATCTCGCCTGCGAACCCGGCAAGCTGGAGGGCGTAGGTGCAGCCGAAGTCTCCTCGCGCGATCTCCTCCATCGCCAGGCCGAAGGTCATGTAGTCCGAATCCTGCCCGCCGTACGCGGACGGTATGCGAAGCCCGAGGAGCCCGAGGTCGCCCATCTGGCGCCAGGCTTTCGAGGGAAATTCGCCGCTCCTGTCCCAATCGCGCGAGTGCGGCGCCAGCTCTTTACGGGCAAACGCGCGGAGGGTCCGGACCAGCTCTTCTTGTTCGGGCGTCAGCGACAGGTCCATGGTGTCCTCAATTCCTACGGCGCGTGGAAGACGGGCTTGCGCTTCTCGGCGAAGGCGCGGAGCCCCTCGGCCGCCTCCGCCGTGCGCATATGGGCGGCGACCAGCGACAGCTCCAGCTCGAGCCCGCCGGCGAGATCGGCGTCGAAGGCGCGGTTGACCAGCGCCTTGACGGTGCGCGCGGCAGAGCTGCTGCCGGCCGCGAGCGCGCCCGCCATCTCGTCCACGACGGCGCCGAGGGTGCCTTTGGGCGCGACGCGGTTGACGAGCCCCCAGTCGAGCGCCTGCGCGGCGCTGAGCCAGCCGCCCAGCAGCATCATCTCCTTGGCGCGGCGCGCGCCGATCAGCCTCGGCAGGCGCTGGCTGCCGCCGCCACCTGCGACCAGGCCGAAGTTGGCGTGCTGATCGCCCAGCCGCGCGGCCTCATCGGCTACGACAAGGTCGGCCACCAGCGTCAGCTCGAGCCCGCCCGCCAGTGCCAAGCCGTGGACGCCGGCCACGACCGGCACCGGCAGGGCCTCGAGGCGGTTGAAGACGCGATGCCAGAGCCGCATGAAGCGCGCCCACTTCTCCGGGTCCGGCGACAGCTCCCGCACGGCCTTGAGATCCGCGCCGGCGCAGAAGGCGCGCCCGGCGGCGGTGAGCGTGACGGCGCGCACGGTCGGGTCGCCCTCGACGGCGGCGCAGACCCTGTCGAGGTCCTCCAGCAGGGACGGGCTGATGGCGTTGAGCTGGTCCGGGCGATTGAGCACGACGCGCGCGATGCCATCCTTCGCGGCGTAGCTTACGGTGCCGAGTTCCATGGACGTCTCCTCCGTCACATCCTGCATCACATCATGGTATAGCCGCCGCTCACGGACAGGGTCTGGCCCGTGATGAAGCTCGCGGCGTCGGAAGCCAGGAACACGACGGCGCCCGCCACGTCCTCCGGCTTCCCGATGCGCCGCAACGGGTAGGCCTTGGCGATGCGCGCCTGCATGTCCGGCGCGCCCCATGCCTTATTGCTCTCCGCCGCCCACATGCTGAGGCTGCCGAAATCCTCCTCGGACGCGGGCATGGTCATGCCGGGACAGACCACGTTGAGCCGGATGCCGTGGCGTCCGACCTCGCGCGCGACGCTCTTGGTCAGCGCGATGACGCCCGCCTTGCAGGCGCCGTAGACGGCCTCGCGGAACTCGCCCATGCGGCCGGCGTCCGACCCCAGGCTCACGATGACGCCGCCCTTGCGCGCGATCATGCCGTCGAGGACGGCGCGCGTGCAGTTGATCACGCCCCAGAGGTTGATCTGGACTTCCTTTTCCCACTCGGCGCGCTCCTTCTCGACGAAGAGCCGGTCGAGGGTCCAGCCGACGTTGTTCACGAGCACGTCCACCTGACCCACGCGTCCCTCGACCTCGCGGACCATGGCCTGGACGGACTCCCACTTGGTCACATCGGTCGCCACCACGGCAGCCGACGCCGCTCCCGCCTTGCGCGCTTCCTCGACCACCTTCCCGCCCTGCCCCGCGTCGATCTCCGCGATCGTGACGTGCGCGCCCTCGCGGGCGAAGGCAAGCGCAATGCCCCGCCCGATGTTCGAGCCGCCTCCGGTGACGATGACGCTCTTGCCCTTGAGGTTCAGCTCCATCCTGGGTGCCCTCTCTCTCTTCGCCCGCTTAGCATGCCCCGCTTACCACGCCCCGTTTACCATGCGATGGTCTGGCCGCCATCGAGATACACCGTCTGCCCAGTCATGAAGTCGGAGGCCGGCGAGGCCAGGTACACGGCCAGTGCCGCGGCCTCCGCCGGCTCGCCCAGACGCCGCGCCGGAATCTTGGACAGGAGCCGCTCGCGGCTCTCCGGCTCGGCCATGGCCGCGCGCGGGATGTCGGTGTTCATGTACCCGGGCGCCAGGCAGTTGACCTGTATGCCGTGGCGCGCCCACTCGGCGGCGAGGCTCCGCGTCAGTCCATCCACCGCCGCCTTGCTCGCGCAGTACGCCGCGTAGCGCGGCACGCCGAGGCGGCCGTACATGGAGCCGACGTTGATGATCTTGCCCCGCCCGCGCGCGATCATGCCCGGCGCCACCGCGCGCGCGCAGCGGAACATCGCGGTGAGGTTCGTCGCGAGCACCGCGTCCCAGTCTTCGTCGGTGACATCCACCGTCTTCTTCTCGAGCGTGATGCCCGCGTTGTTGACGAGGATGTCGATGGGGCCGAGGGCTTTCTCGGCTTCCCTCACCGCCGCCGTGATCTGGGCTCCCTGTGTGACGTCAAGGCGAAGCGCGCAGGCCCTGCCGCCTTCCGATTCGATCTCGGCAGCCGCGGACTCGACCTGATCGAGCGCGCGCGCCGCGCAGGCGACGGCCGCGCCTGCCGTGCCCAGCGCGAGGGCAATGCTGCGGCCGATGCCGCGGCTCGCGCCCGTGACGAAGGCGGTGCGCCCCTCGAGCGAAAAGGGCTGGTCCACCGCCTAGCTCCCCCCCTTGATCCGTTCGGCGACCAGCTCGCGGAGACGGTACTTCTGGACCTTGCCGCTCGGGGTCATCGGGAACTCCGAGACGATCTCGAGACGCTCCGGGAACTTCTGGCGGGCGAGCTGGTGGCTTTCCAGGAATGCGGTGATCTCGGGCAGCGTCAGAGACTGCCCCTCGTGCGGGATGACGACGGCGCAGGCGCGCTCGCCCAGCCGCGGGTCGTCCATGGCCACGATGGCGACACCCGCGACCTTCGGGTGCGTGAAGAGCAGGTTCTCGACCTCGACCACCGGGATGTTCTCGCCGCCCCGAATGATCACGTCCTTGGTCCGCCCCGTGATGGAGACGTAGCCGTCTCCGTCGAGCGTCGCGCGGTCGCCCGTCTTGAACCAGCCGTCGGGCGTGTGGCCGTCGGCCGTGAACTCGGGCCGCTTGAAGTAGCCCGCGAACTGGGCCGGGCCGCGGACGAGCAAATCGCCCTCACTGCCCCGCGGGACCTCGCGGCCGTCGTCGTCCACCACGCGGAGCTCCATGCCGGGAAGCGGGACGCCGTCGGTGGTGAACACTTTGTCCTCGGGGTCGTCGAGGCCGTTGCAGCTGACGAGGCCGTTCTCCGTCATGCCCCAGCCGGCCGAGATCACGCACTTGAGCCGGTCGCGCGCGTCTTTCACCAGCTGGCGCGGAATCGGCGCGCCGGCCGAGATGAAGACGCGGAGCGAGCCGAGGTCCCTGGGCGCCTGCGTGTACGTCAGGTCGCGGAGGAACGGCGTGGCGCCCATGGTGAAGGTCACGCGCTCGGCCTCGATCAGCCGCGCCGCCACCTCGGCGTTCCAGACGTCCATCCACACCGACGTGGCGCCCAGCAGGAGATTCAGGCAGTAGCCGTAGAGATAGCCCGTCTGGTGGCCGAGCGTCGAGGCCATGAGCAGCACGTCGCGGTCCGTGAAGCCGAGCCGCTCGATCACGGTGTAGATGGTCGACAGCGTCGTGTTGGGCGTGTGCATCACGCCCTTGGGCTCTCCGGTCGTTCCCGACGTGAAGACCACCTCGTGGACCGTGTTCGGGTCGCTGCCGGGCAGCGGCCGGCGGCCCGCCCTCGCTTCCCAGGCCGTATCCGTGAGCGTCGCGAACGGCTCCATGCCGGCGGGCGCCTCCCCGCGCGCAATGAAAACCCGCTCGAGCCGCGGCAGGCCGCCTCGGATCTGCGCCGCCATCTCCCGGTAGTCGAAGCCGCGGAAGGTCGCGGGGACGACCAGCGCCTG
Coding sequences:
- the fabG gene encoding 3-oxoacyl-ACP reductase FabG — encoded protein: MDQPFSLEGRTAFVTGASRGIGRSIALALGTAGAAVACAARALDQVESAAAEIESEGGRACALRLDVTQGAQITAAVREAEKALGPIDILVNNAGITLEKKTVDVTDEDWDAVLATNLTAMFRCARAVAPGMIARGRGKIINVGSMYGRLGVPRYAAYCASKAAVDGLTRSLAAEWARHGIQVNCLAPGYMNTDIPRAAMAEPESRERLLSKIPARRLGEPAEAAALAVYLASPASDFMTGQTVYLDGGQTIAW
- a CDS encoding SDR family oxidoreductase translates to MELNLKGKSVIVTGGGSNIGRGIALAFAREGAHVTIAEIDAGQGGKVVEEARKAGAASAAVVATDVTKWESVQAMVREVEGRVGQVDVLVNNVGWTLDRLFVEKERAEWEKEVQINLWGVINCTRAVLDGMIARKGGVIVSLGSDAGRMGEFREAVYGACKAGVIALTKSVAREVGRHGIRLNVVCPGMTMPASEEDFGSLSMWAAESNKAWGAPDMQARIAKAYPLRRIGKPEDVAGAVVFLASDAASFITGQTLSVSGGYTMM
- a CDS encoding acyl-CoA dehydrogenase family protein, with the translated sequence MDLSLTPEQEELVRTLRAFARKELAPHSRDWDRSGEFPSKAWRQMGDLGLLGLRIPSAYGGQDSDYMTFGLAMEEIARGDFGCTYALQLAGFAGEIVGANGTEEIKKRWLPPTARGEEVIALALTEPGVGSDAAHLSCRADRDGDGYLITGEKSGISLAMVAQSAVLFARTGAGGGAKGVTAFLVPLDLPGVSRSPLRDMGSHSVVRGVLAFDHVRVPVSHRLGEEGRGFYQIMRGFDYNRVGIALACLGVAQVSLEETMAYVKKRRAFGKPLATFEGVSFRIAEAATHIDACRGLCYRALWLADRGQAHTKESAMTKWWAPKLAVETIHQCLLFHGHYGYTDELPFEQRMRDVIGLEIGDGAAEVMKTIVARELMGPESRPY
- a CDS encoding AMP-binding protein, coding for MGTRVAEARARECTAAGLWRNESLETYLDRWATARPDKTAFVDGRGRYTWAALASKVERVAHGLRAHGLEAGGVISCQLPNWNEFVLVFLAASRLGAVVNPIPPTYRASELRFMLGLLESQALVVPATFRGFDYREMAAQIRGGLPRLERVFIARGEAPAGMEPFATLTDTAWEARAGRRPLPGSDPNTVHEVVFTSGTTGEPKGVMHTPNTTLSTIYTVIERLGFTDRDVLLMASTLGHQTGYLYGYCLNLLLGATSVWMDVWNAEVAARLIEAERVTFTMGATPFLRDLTYTQAPRDLGSLRVFISAGAPIPRQLVKDARDRLKCVISAGWGMTENGLVSCNGLDDPEDKVFTTDGVPLPGMELRVVDDDGREVPRGSEGDLLVRGPAQFAGYFKRPEFTADGHTPDGWFKTGDRATLDGDGYVSITGRTKDVIIRGGENIPVVEVENLLFTHPKVAGVAIVAMDDPRLGERACAVVIPHEGQSLTLPEITAFLESHQLARQKFPERLEIVSEFPMTPSGKVQKYRLRELVAERIKGGS
- a CDS encoding enoyl-CoA hydratase/isomerase family protein translates to MELGTVSYAAKDGIARVVLNRPDQLNAISPSLLEDLDRVCAAVEGDPTVRAVTLTAAGRAFCAGADLKAVRELSPDPEKWARFMRLWHRVFNRLEALPVPVVAGVHGLALAGGLELTLVADLVVADEAARLGDQHANFGLVAGGGGSQRLPRLIGARRAKEMMLLGGWLSAAQALDWGLVNRVAPKGTLGAVVDEMAGALAAGSSSAARTVKALVNRAFDADLAGGLELELSLVAAHMRTAEAAEGLRAFAEKRKPVFHAP
- a CDS encoding Zn-ribbon domain-containing OB-fold protein; its protein translation is MDLERPLPQPITPEAKPYWEGLREQKLMLPRCRACRRAFFYPRVLCPHCHAADIEWFQASGRGKLHSFEIGYQSFNKAFKVKPPFVLAMIELEEGPRMMSNLVGIEPDPKKIRCDMPVEVVFEKQTDEITLPLFRPAGGAR